In Drosophila bipectinata strain 14024-0381.07 chromosome 2R, DbipHiC1v2, whole genome shotgun sequence, one genomic interval encodes:
- the LOC108123022 gene encoding uncharacterized protein produces the protein MEKKPPKIHNEDRQNFVATRMSLPLFMVSRNRIKKENLPRVQKQFKLAGKHYNEDCQKENSREAYSKATYDHYRHITGFDPSVKNPYPERRPLKLDRSMTKWRSWALPPNHYGVPPIPFQRLMGNKGAVFAKPHTNHSRVVIKPPPYRFYELPAEIERLSKRENAQKGIFLSNARDRRPTTHCMISSLSGCYRNPKDPGPCETYTNVYEINANATPITKTARPNPHLFLPLSCVPTKPHRLIPRHISMLPAPGRYCTSYPDVCPCPAGKISVPQLQLLIDDQKRLKFRRQPFERISRKKLCEPDWRHVEGQGFRHLFMMGRKDKPKPRKAATSKKPGKLINMFADSKYINMLSQPQRQDISTRPFPVAPYVPKITYNCASKRVMRKQLKNNKKIAFNSGQERWKDGERPLQLTNRQLEEIKAKLPPERRLEDHPIDIPEVVGSRLHHVPNHQQVTFMPKLRKRLFKFLPIPGARVLVTDSDIRPDVTFDPEHPTGMYRRKIDETAFFKDSVLRAMANKDEEQPPDAPLVSPSQAQLTSNRSSTVHSNRGTVTVIDPEEQKKSVSKISIVG, from the exons ATGGAGAAGAAACCGCCAAAGATACATAATGAGGACCGCCAGAATTTTGTGGCCACTCGTATGAGTCTGCCGCTCTTTATGGTGTCAC GAAACCGCATTAAAAAGGAGAACTTGCCACGTGTTCAGAAGCAATTCAAGTTGGCCGGAAAGCACTACAATGAAGATTGCCAGAAGG AGAATAGCAGGGAGGCCTATAGCAAGGCTACGTATGACCATTATCGCCACATTACGGGCTTTGACCCGTCAGTGAAGAATCCGTATCCGGAACGAAGGCCCCTCAAACTGGATCGCAGCATGACCAAGTGGAGGAGCTGGGCACTGCCGCCCAATCATTATGGTGTGCCGCCCATTCCCTTCCAGCGTCTGATGGGCAACAAAGGCGCCGTTTTCGCCAAACCACATACCAACCACAGCCGCGTTGTCATCAAACCTCCGCCGTACCGCTTTTATGAACTGCCAGCGGAGATCGAGCGTCTCTCCAAGAGGGAGAATGCCCAGAAAGGCATCTTTCTTTCAA ATGCCCGCGACCGACGCCCCACGACCCATTGCATGATCTCAAGCCTCTCGGGCTGCTATCGCAATCCCAAGGACCCTGGGCCCTGCGAAACTTACACGAATGTCTACGAGATAAATGCCAATGCCACGCCCATCACCAAAACTGCCCGCCCGAATCCGCATTTGTTTTTGCCGCTCTCCTGTGTGCCCACCAAGCCACACAGACTGATTCCGCGCCACATAAGCATGCTACCGGCCCCGGGACGATACTGCACCAGTTACCCCGACGTGTGTCCTTGTCCGGCGGGCAAGATCAGTGTGCCACAGCTTCAGTTGCTAATTGATGATCAGAAGCGTCTGAAATTCCGGCGCCAGCCCTTCGAGCGGATCAGTCGGAAAAAGTTGTGTGAGCCCGACTGGCGGCATGTGGAGGGCCAGGGATTTAGGCATCTCTTCATGATGGGCAGAAAGGACAAGCCGAAGCCAAGGAAAGCGGCGACTTCCAAGAAACCGGGAAAACTTATCAACATGTTTGCCGACTCCAAGTACATAAATATGCTGAGTCAGCCGCAGCGTCAGGATATCTCCACGCGGCCCTTCCCAGTAGCCCCATATGTGCCCAAGATCACCTACAACTGCGCCTCCAAGCGGGTCATGCGCAAGCAGctgaaaaacaacaagaaaataGCCTTCAATAGCGGCCAGGAGCGGTGGAAGGATGGCGAACGACCGCTCCAGCTGACCAATCGCCAACTGGAGGAGATCAAGGCCAAGCTGCCGCCGGAACGGCGACTGGAGGACCATCCCATTGACATCCCAGAAGTGGTGGGCAGTCGGCTGCACCATGTTCCGAACCATCAGCAGGTCACCTTCATGCCCAAGTTGCGAAAGCGCCTCTTCAAGTTCCTGCCCATACCCGGAGCCCGTGTCCTGGTCACAGACAGTGATATCCGACCGGATGTCACCTTTGATCCGGAGCATCCGACCGGAATGTACCGACGCAAGATCGACGAGACGGCCTTCTTCAAGGATTCGGTGTTGCGGGCCATGGCAAACAAGGATGAGGAACAGCCACCGGATGCTCCTTTAGTTTCTCCATCGCAGGCACAGTTGACTTCCAACCGGTCGTCCACGGTTCATAGTAATCGGGGAACCGTCACCGTGATAGATCCGGAGGAACAGAAGAAGTCCGTTTCCAAGATTTCGATCGTAGGATAA
- the LOC108123050 gene encoding uncharacterized protein, with product MKFYPNADVWFYVDKPSCMNSYQTYPRGHSWKINDKTTERVMRYWRDTEGVKKAEIKLKDLYFKDWPKGRIRPQACLGLLYATGQRFIRLSQAPPAGFKCAPLPVNLATAQLVNVELKKKAKKDRADAKKAKAEAKVAKKEAKLKAAKDAEKAAKKGKQFSAKPKEIKTYEDAENA from the exons ATGAAGTTCTACCCGAATGCCGATGTTTGGTTCTATGTGGACAAGCCCAGCTGTATGAACAGCTACCAAACATATCCGAGGGGTCACAGCTGGAAGATCAATGACAAGACCACTGAGCGGGTAATGCGCTATTGGCGGGACACCGAGGGTGTCAAAAAGGCCGAGATCAAGCTGAAGGATCTGTACTTCAAGGACTGGCCCAAGGGTCGCATCCGCCCGCAGGCGTGTCTGGGTCTGCTCTACGCCACCGGTCAGCGTTTCATCAGGTTGAGCCAAGCTCCGCCAGCTGGTTTCAAGTGCGCTCCATTGCCTGTGAACCTGGCCACCGCCCAGTTGGTTAATG TGGAGCTAAAGAAGAAGGCCAAGAAAGACAGGGCAGACGCTAAGAAGGCCAAGGCAGAAGCCAAGGTCGCCAAGAAGGAGGCCAAGCTTAAGGCCGCCAAGGATGCGGAGAAGGCGGCTAAGAAAGGCAAGCAATTTAGTGCCAAGcccaaggaaataaaaacctatGAAGATGCCGAAAACGCCTAG
- the LOC108123045 gene encoding S-phase kinase-associated protein 1 → MVLLETSDGRIIRVDFGLLERSAVIRDMCRVSQPDSGKEYAKDDDFILPLHGIRSNVLLKVMLWAEFHKDDEEPAWVQKVAPAPEEVELQTSDWDKEFLRDKIDSVYDLLEAADYLDIRWLFKLCAQKLALHSKRPMISSFKFWLYLQKMPSLVEFKGVATCCRDTA, encoded by the coding sequence ATGGTGCTTCTGGAGACGAGCGATGGCCGCATTATACGCGTTGATTTCGGCCTATTGGAGCGTTCGGCGGTAATCAGAGATATGTGCCGAGTCAGTCAACCAGACTCGGGCAAGGAGTACGCCAAAGATGATGACTTTATTTTGCCACTCCACGGCATTCGCAGCAATGTCCTCTTGAAGGTGATGCTCTGGGCCGAGTTCCACAAGGACGACGAAGAACCTGCCTGGGTCCAGAAGGTAGCTCCAGCCCCCGAAGAAGTCGAGCTGCAGACCAGTGACTGGGACAAGGAATTTCTACGGGATAAGATCGACAGCGTCTACGATCTGTTGGAAGCGGCCGATTATTTGGACATCCGTTGGCTCTTCAAGCTGTGCGCCCAGAAGCTCGCCTTGCATAGCAAGCGACCGATGATCTCCAGTTTTAAGTTCTGGCTCTATCTCCAGAAAATGCCATCGTTGGTGGAGTTCAAGGGAGTTGCGACCTGTTGCCGAGACACTGCATAG
- the LOC108123306 gene encoding basic salivary proline-rich protein 1 isoform X2 codes for MKKARANTTNDYWDKKLIEAEEKDPNRWRHTGYKKMYIQGESSSGESDREVVPREGRDGRDGRDGREGRDGAPPYSRYPPSGPPPGHPPPRYGRSRSPHSRSRSRLRKSPPLSPPSRRRSPPMPMHGMERRGGPRSPPMPRSPNSHDTMMRRPGNGHGRPRSPPEPSSCSTSSLRRKPTASRSPLSRRRSPPLPPPSSSSSGMDKRGGVTHILPRSKRPPSPPPRHSMRSRSNSSMSSSSDDSCSLCSPSHRHRSRSRGPRSPPPKPRGHYRQGAPPPPPPESHGRIHGRPTTPPPVRGGSSSVSAMEKYRQAKMRHERDSSSDMHPKIGRIARHSPPPEDPRLKHRPPEPPEPAAAPAGAPSTQAKKKKKEKEVRPRIKIEGEKRKKHPSGSASASGGNVANSSSDSDDSGGSDSDEVGSLPTFSATTRLTLSERFGKMAQWSIDRSNMENMRITKDSTGGALKVMIEEGLESPPRRYSYSPAPVGHFPEELATTAPTGMLSWDDVRVRYDYYKNRGYLRDLDLKDYIKWEEWWYKYQEWLKQERYYEYWDRSQQLRRRRKKLPVTQRLN; via the exons ATGAAAAAGGCTCGTGCCAACACAACGAACGACTATTGGGACAAAAAGCTGATCGAGGCCGAGGAGAAGGACCCCAACCGCTGGCGCCACACCGGATACAAGAAGATGTACATCCAGGGCGAAAGCAGCTCTGGCGAAAGTGATCGTGAGGTGGTCCCCCGGGAGGGACGCGACGGCCGTGATGGTCGCGACGGACGTGAGGGTCGGGATGGAGCGCCGCCCTACAGTCGTTACCCACCCAGCGGACCGCCGCCTGGTCACCCGCCGCCGCGCTACGGCCGCTCCCGGTCCCCCCACTCGCGTAGCCGTTCTCGTTTACGGAAATCACCGCCGCTGTCCCCGCCATCGCGCAGGAGATCACCACCGATGCCCATGCACGGCATGGAGCGTCGCGGCGGTCCACGATCCCCACCGATGCCGCGTTCGCCCAACAGCCACGATACTATGATGCGTCGTCCCGGTAATGGCCACGGAAGGCCACGCTCGCCACCGGAACCGAGCAGCTGTTCCACGTCGTCCTTGCGCCGAAAGCCAACCGCGTCGCGATCTCCGCTAAGCCGGCGTCGATCGCCGCCCTTGCCGCCAccctcgtcctcgtcgtcgGGAATGGATAAGCGTGGAGGCGTTACCCACATTCTGCCGCGTTCCAAACGTCCACCCTCGCCACCGCCAAGG CATTCGATGCGTTCGCGTTCAAACAGCTCCATGAGCAGCAGTTCCGATGATTCCTGCTCCTTGTGCTCTCCCAGCCATCGCCATAGGTCTCG ATCTCGCGGTCCTCGTTCGCCGCCTCCCAAGCCACGTGGCCACTATCGACAGGGGGCGCCGCCGCCCCCACCGCCGGAGTCACATGGCCGCATCCATGGTCGCCCTACCACGCCACCGCCCGTGCGCGGAGGAAGCAGTTCGGTATCCGCCATGGAAAAGTACCGCCAAGCTAAGATGCGGCACGAGCGCGATTCCTCGTCGGATATGCACCCAAAGATTGGACGCATAGCGCGTCACTCTCCGCCGCCGGAGGATCCGCGATTGAAGCACCGGCCGCCAGAGCCACCGGAGCCAGCAGCAGCGCCAGCGGGTGCGCCATCAACTCAAgccaagaaaaagaagaaagaaaaGGAG GTGAGACCCCGCATCAAAATTGAAGGTGAGAAACGGAAAAAGCATCCGAGCGGCTCGGCAAGTGCTAGCGGAGGTAACGTGGCTAACTCCTCCTCGGACTCGGATGACTCGGGTGGATCAGATAGCGATGAAGTCGGTTCGCTGCCGACTTTTTCGGCTACGACGCGTTTGACGCTTTCGGAGCGTTTCGGCAAAATGGCGCAGTGGAGCATCGACCGGAGCAATATGGAAAACATGCGCATCACCAAAGACTCCACCGGTGGGGCACTGAaggtgatgatcgaagagggTCTGGAGTCGCCACCGCGCCGATACTCGTATTCGCCGGCACCGGTCGGGCATTTTCCGGAGGAGTTGGCCACCACAGCACCGACGGGTATGCTGTCGTGGGACGATGTTCGCGTCCGTTATGACTACTACAAAAATCGTGGTTATCTGAGAGACTTGGACCTTAAG GATTATATCAAGTGGGAGGAGTGGTGGTATaaataccaggagtggttaaAACAGGAACGCTACTATGAGTACTGGGATCGTAGCCAGCAATTGCGTAGACGACGCAAGAAGCTGCCGGTCACTCAGCGCTTGAATTAA
- the LOC108123306 gene encoding basic salivary proline-rich protein 2 isoform X1, translating into MASRRRAELNPKLHMDRQPTAARITDPSLPAGKRREIDNVMKKARANTTNDYWDKKLIEAEEKDPNRWRHTGYKKMYIQGESSSGESDREVVPREGRDGRDGRDGREGRDGAPPYSRYPPSGPPPGHPPPRYGRSRSPHSRSRSRLRKSPPLSPPSRRRSPPMPMHGMERRGGPRSPPMPRSPNSHDTMMRRPGNGHGRPRSPPEPSSCSTSSLRRKPTASRSPLSRRRSPPLPPPSSSSSGMDKRGGVTHILPRSKRPPSPPPRHSMRSRSNSSMSSSSDDSCSLCSPSHRHRSRSRGPRSPPPKPRGHYRQGAPPPPPPESHGRIHGRPTTPPPVRGGSSSVSAMEKYRQAKMRHERDSSSDMHPKIGRIARHSPPPEDPRLKHRPPEPPEPAAAPAGAPSTQAKKKKKEKEVRPRIKIEGEKRKKHPSGSASASGGNVANSSSDSDDSGGSDSDEVGSLPTFSATTRLTLSERFGKMAQWSIDRSNMENMRITKDSTGGALKVMIEEGLESPPRRYSYSPAPVGHFPEELATTAPTGMLSWDDVRVRYDYYKNRGYLRDLDLKDYIKWEEWWYKYQEWLKQERYYEYWDRSQQLRRRRKKLPVTQRLN; encoded by the exons ATGGCGTCGCGCAGGCGCGCCGAACTGAATCCCAAACTGCACATGGACAGGCAGCCGACAGCTGCCCGCATAACAG ATCCATCATTACCAGCCGGCAAGCGACGCGAGATTGACAACGTTATGAAAAAGGCTCGTGCCAACACAACGAACGACTATTGGGACAAAAAGCTGATCGAGGCCGAGGAGAAGGACCCCAACCGCTGGCGCCACACCGGATACAAGAAGATGTACATCCAGGGCGAAAGCAGCTCTGGCGAAAGTGATCGTGAGGTGGTCCCCCGGGAGGGACGCGACGGCCGTGATGGTCGCGACGGACGTGAGGGTCGGGATGGAGCGCCGCCCTACAGTCGTTACCCACCCAGCGGACCGCCGCCTGGTCACCCGCCGCCGCGCTACGGCCGCTCCCGGTCCCCCCACTCGCGTAGCCGTTCTCGTTTACGGAAATCACCGCCGCTGTCCCCGCCATCGCGCAGGAGATCACCACCGATGCCCATGCACGGCATGGAGCGTCGCGGCGGTCCACGATCCCCACCGATGCCGCGTTCGCCCAACAGCCACGATACTATGATGCGTCGTCCCGGTAATGGCCACGGAAGGCCACGCTCGCCACCGGAACCGAGCAGCTGTTCCACGTCGTCCTTGCGCCGAAAGCCAACCGCGTCGCGATCTCCGCTAAGCCGGCGTCGATCGCCGCCCTTGCCGCCAccctcgtcctcgtcgtcgGGAATGGATAAGCGTGGAGGCGTTACCCACATTCTGCCGCGTTCCAAACGTCCACCCTCGCCACCGCCAAGG CATTCGATGCGTTCGCGTTCAAACAGCTCCATGAGCAGCAGTTCCGATGATTCCTGCTCCTTGTGCTCTCCCAGCCATCGCCATAGGTCTCG ATCTCGCGGTCCTCGTTCGCCGCCTCCCAAGCCACGTGGCCACTATCGACAGGGGGCGCCGCCGCCCCCACCGCCGGAGTCACATGGCCGCATCCATGGTCGCCCTACCACGCCACCGCCCGTGCGCGGAGGAAGCAGTTCGGTATCCGCCATGGAAAAGTACCGCCAAGCTAAGATGCGGCACGAGCGCGATTCCTCGTCGGATATGCACCCAAAGATTGGACGCATAGCGCGTCACTCTCCGCCGCCGGAGGATCCGCGATTGAAGCACCGGCCGCCAGAGCCACCGGAGCCAGCAGCAGCGCCAGCGGGTGCGCCATCAACTCAAgccaagaaaaagaagaaagaaaaGGAG GTGAGACCCCGCATCAAAATTGAAGGTGAGAAACGGAAAAAGCATCCGAGCGGCTCGGCAAGTGCTAGCGGAGGTAACGTGGCTAACTCCTCCTCGGACTCGGATGACTCGGGTGGATCAGATAGCGATGAAGTCGGTTCGCTGCCGACTTTTTCGGCTACGACGCGTTTGACGCTTTCGGAGCGTTTCGGCAAAATGGCGCAGTGGAGCATCGACCGGAGCAATATGGAAAACATGCGCATCACCAAAGACTCCACCGGTGGGGCACTGAaggtgatgatcgaagagggTCTGGAGTCGCCACCGCGCCGATACTCGTATTCGCCGGCACCGGTCGGGCATTTTCCGGAGGAGTTGGCCACCACAGCACCGACGGGTATGCTGTCGTGGGACGATGTTCGCGTCCGTTATGACTACTACAAAAATCGTGGTTATCTGAGAGACTTGGACCTTAAG GATTATATCAAGTGGGAGGAGTGGTGGTATaaataccaggagtggttaaAACAGGAACGCTACTATGAGTACTGGGATCGTAGCCAGCAATTGCGTAGACGACGCAAGAAGCTGCCGGTCACTCAGCGCTTGAATTAA
- the MED8 gene encoding mediator of RNA polymerase II transcription subunit 8: protein MQRDEKLFEMTLDAVLQRLNDLKLAVLSMIQKLEMEYETINWPTFLDNFAIISSHLTGLAKILAKEQCPPLRNRTVLPLMVSMDRDDTLINITEGRVPVFSHDIVPDYLRTRPDPITEQKMQQNEQKAANLTNDAAMKQVTQYNKVVSHVLDMVSKAREEWEIESSSRTGIQQTSSMADTQLLVAAVGMGKGLKLTNYGPGMMVPPSIRAPSPMGGPGMSPGNVQQQQLGKAPSAVKTNIKSANQVHPFSR, encoded by the coding sequence ATGCAGCGCGATGAAAAACTCTTTGAAATGACGCTGGATGCCGTCCTCCAGCGTCTAAACGACCTGAAATTGGCTGTGCTCTCAATGATCCAGAAGCTCGAGATGGAGTACGAAACCATCAACTGGCCCACTTTCCTGGACAACTTTGCTATTATTTCGAGCCACCTCACCGGCTTAGCGAAGATCCTCGCCAAGGAACAGTGCCCTCCTTTAAGAAACCGAACCGTATTGCCCCTTATGGTGTCTATGGACCGGGACGACACGCTCATCAATATTACCGAGGGCCGGGTTCCTGTCTTTTCGCACGACATTGTGCCAGATTATCTGAGAACTCGTCCGGACCCGATTACCGAACAGAAGATGCAGCAGAACGAGCAAAAGGCCGCCAACCTTACCAACGACGCCGCCATGAAGCAGGTCACCCAATACAACAAGGTGGTTTCTCACGTCCTGGACATGGTTAGCAAGGCACGCGAAGAGTGGGAGATAGAGAGCTCCTCGCGAACGGGTATCCAGCAGACAAGCAGCATGGCGGACACCCAGCTCCTCGTCGCCGCCGTCGGCATGGGCAAGGGCCTGAAGCTGACCAACTACGGACCCGGTATGATGGTCCCGCCCTCGATCCGTGCTCCGTCGCCCATGGGCGGGCCAGGCATGAGCCCCGGAAAcgtgcaacagcagcagttggGAAAGGCCCCGTCGGCCGTGAAGACCAACATCAAGTCGGCCAATCAAGTGCACCCGTTTTCTCGATAG